Proteins co-encoded in one Arachis stenosperma cultivar V10309 chromosome 7, arast.V10309.gnm1.PFL2, whole genome shotgun sequence genomic window:
- the LOC130942215 gene encoding elongation factor 2-like isoform X1 has translation MYLQVKFTAEELRRIMDYKHNIRNMSVIAHVDHGKSTLTDSLVAAAGIIAQEVAGDVRMTDTRADEAERGITIKSTGISLYYEMSDEALKNYKGERQGNEYLINLIDSPGHVDFSSEVTAALRITDGALVVVDCIEGVCVQTETVLRQALGERIRPVLTVNKMDRCFLELQVDGEEAYQTFSRVIENANVIMATYEDPLLGDCQVYPEKGTVAFSAGLHGWAFTLTNFAKMYASKFGVDESKMMERLWGENFFDPATKKWTSKNTGTATCKRGFVQFCYEPIKQIINTCMNDQKDKLWPMLQKLAVTMKSDEKDLMGKALMKRVMQTWLPASTALLEMMIFHLPSPAKAQKYRVENLYEGPLDDQYAAAIRACDPEGPLMLYVSKMIPASDKGRFFAFGRVFSGRVSTGLKVRIMGPNYVPGEKKDLYVKSVQRTVIWMGKRQETVEDVPCGNTVAMVGLDQFITKNATLTNEKEVDAHPIRAMKFSVSPVVRVAVQCKVASDLPKLVEGLKRLAKSDPMVLCTIEESGEHIVAGAGELHLEICLKDLQEDFMGGAEIIKSDPVVSFRETVLERSCRTVMSKSPNKHNRLYMEARPMEDGLAEAIDDGKIGPRDDPKVRSKILSEEYGWDKDLAKKIWCFGPETTGPNMVVDMCKGVQYLNEIKDSVVAGFQWASKEGALAEENMRAICFEVCDVVLHADAIHRGGGQIIPTARRVFYASQLTAKPRLLEPVYLVEIQAPEQALGGIYSVLNQKRGHVFEEMQRPGTPLYNIKAYLPVIESFGFSSTLRAATSGQAFPQCVFDHWDMMSSDPLESGSQAAQLVMDIRKRKGLKEQMTPLSEYEDKL, from the exons ATGTATTTGCAGGTGAAGTTCACAGCTGAAGAGCTCCGTCGTATTATGGACTACAAACACAACATTCGTAACATGTCTGTGATAGCTCACGTCGATCACG GAAAATCAACTCTCACTGATTCTCTGGTTGCTGCCGCTGGAATTATTGCCCAAGAAGTGGCAGGGGATGTCCGTATGACTGATACCCGAGCAGATGAAGCTGAGCGTGGTATTACAATAAAGTCTACTGGTATCTCTCTCTACTATGAAATGAGTGATGAGGCCCTCAAGAATTACAAGGGAGAACGCCAAGGAAATGAGTATCTCATCAATCTCATCGATTCACCCGGGCACGTTGATTTCTCATCGGAGGTTACTGCTGCGCTCCGTATTACTGATGGAGCACTAGTGGTGGTGGATTGTATTGAAGGTGTCTGTGTGCAAACTGAAACTGTGCTACGACAGGCTCTTGGAGAAAGGATCAGACCTGTTCTGACTGTAAACAAGATGGACAGATGCTTCCTGGAGCTCCAGGTTGATGGAGAGGAGGCTTACCAAACATTCTCAAGAGTTATTGAGAATGCCAATGTGATCATGGCTACATATGAGGATCCGTTGCTTGGTGATTGCCAGGTGTACCCAGAGAAAGGAACGGTTGCTTTCTCTGCTGGTTTGCATGGTTGGGCTTTTACCTTGACAAACTTCGCAAAAATGTATGCCTCAAAATTCGGCGTTGATGAATCAAAGATGATGGAAAGGCTCTGGGGTGAAAACTTCTTTGATCCTGCGACAAAGAAATGGACCAGCAAGAACACTGGTACTGCCACATGCAAGCGTGGGTTTGTACAGTTCTGTTATGAGCCCATCAAGCAGATCATCAACACTTGTATGAATGATCAGAAGGATAAGCTCTGGCCTATGTTGCAGAAGTTAGCAGTCACCATGAAATCTGATGAAAAGGACTTGATGGGCAAAGCATTGATGAAACGTGTCATGCAAACATGGCTTCCAGCAAGTACTGCACTCTTGGAAATGATGATATTTCATCTTCCATCTCCAGCTAAGGCCCAAAAGTATCGTGTTGAGAATTTGTATGAGGGTCCCCTCGATGATCAATATGCTGCTGCTATTAGAGCCTGCGATCCTGAGGGTCCACTTATGCTTTATGTCTCTAAGATGATTCCTGCTTCTGACAAGGGTCGGTTCTTTGCTTTTGGTCGTGTTTTCTCTGGGAGAGTGTCAACTGGTCTGAAGGTCAGAATTATGGGACCAAATTATGTTCCCGGTGAGAAGAAAGACCTGTATGTTAAAAGTGTGCAAAGGACCGTCATTTGGATGGGGAAGAGGCAAGAAACAGTGGAGGATGTTCCTTGTGGTAACACAGTTGCCATGGTTGGTTTGGATCAATTTATCACCAAGAATGCCACATTGACAAATGAGAAGGAAGTTGATGCCCACCCGATTCGAGCCATGAAGTTTTCTGTCTCACCTGTCGTGCGTGTTGCTGTTCAGTGTAAGGTTGCATCTGATCTTCCTAAGCTTGTTGAGGGTCTCAAGAGGTTGGCCAAATCTGATCCTATGGTTCTCTGTACTATTGAGGAATCTGGAGAGCACATTGTTGCTGGTGCTGGGGAGCTTCACTTGGAAATTTGCTTGAAGGACTTGCAAGAAGATTTCATGGGAGGAGCTGAGATTATCAAATCTGACCCTGTTGTGTCTTTCCGCGAGACTGTTCTTGAGAGGTCATGCCGCACTGTGATGAGCAAGTCACCCAACAAGCACAACCGTCTCTACATGGAAGCTAGGCCAATGGAGGATGGTCTTGCAGAGGCCATTGATGATGGCAAGATTGGACCGAGGGATGACCCCAAAGTTCGTTCCAAGATCTTGTCTGAAGAGTACGGTTGGGACAAGGATCTTGCCAAGAAAATCTGGTGTTTTGGCCCTGAGACCACTGGACCCAACATGGTTGTTGATATGTGTAAGGGAGTCCAGTACTTGAATGAAATCAAGGACTCTGTGGTTGCTGGTTTCCAATGGGCATCAAAGGAAGGTGCTCTTGCTGAAGAAAACATGAGAGCTATCTGCTTCGAAGTCTGCGATGTAGTCCTCCACGCTGATGCTATCCACAGAGGTGGTGGTCAGATTATCCCCACTGCCAGGAGAGTCTTCTATGCTTCCCAGTTGACTGCCAAGCCCAGGCTTCTTGAGCCTGTCTACTTGGTTGAAATCCAAGCTCCTGAGCAGGCTCTAGGTGGTATTTACAGTGTTCTGAACCAGAAGCGTGGACACGTGTTTGAGGAAATGCAGAGGCCTGGGACTCCACTCTACAACATCAAGGCTTACCTCCCTGTCATCGAGTCCTTTGGATTCTCCAGCACCTTGAGAGCCGCAACTTCCGGTCAAGCTTTCCCGCAATGTGTATTTGATCACTGGGACATGATGTCTTCAGATCCATTGGAGTCTGGATCACAGGCTGCACAGCTTGTTATGGATATCCGTAAGAGGAAAGGTTTGAAGGAGCAAATGACGCCTCTATCCGAGTACGAGGACAAGCTTTAA
- the LOC130942215 gene encoding elongation factor 2-like isoform X2, with protein MVKFTAEELRRIMDYKHNIRNMSVIAHVDHGKSTLTDSLVAAAGIIAQEVAGDVRMTDTRADEAERGITIKSTGISLYYEMSDEALKNYKGERQGNEYLINLIDSPGHVDFSSEVTAALRITDGALVVVDCIEGVCVQTETVLRQALGERIRPVLTVNKMDRCFLELQVDGEEAYQTFSRVIENANVIMATYEDPLLGDCQVYPEKGTVAFSAGLHGWAFTLTNFAKMYASKFGVDESKMMERLWGENFFDPATKKWTSKNTGTATCKRGFVQFCYEPIKQIINTCMNDQKDKLWPMLQKLAVTMKSDEKDLMGKALMKRVMQTWLPASTALLEMMIFHLPSPAKAQKYRVENLYEGPLDDQYAAAIRACDPEGPLMLYVSKMIPASDKGRFFAFGRVFSGRVSTGLKVRIMGPNYVPGEKKDLYVKSVQRTVIWMGKRQETVEDVPCGNTVAMVGLDQFITKNATLTNEKEVDAHPIRAMKFSVSPVVRVAVQCKVASDLPKLVEGLKRLAKSDPMVLCTIEESGEHIVAGAGELHLEICLKDLQEDFMGGAEIIKSDPVVSFRETVLERSCRTVMSKSPNKHNRLYMEARPMEDGLAEAIDDGKIGPRDDPKVRSKILSEEYGWDKDLAKKIWCFGPETTGPNMVVDMCKGVQYLNEIKDSVVAGFQWASKEGALAEENMRAICFEVCDVVLHADAIHRGGGQIIPTARRVFYASQLTAKPRLLEPVYLVEIQAPEQALGGIYSVLNQKRGHVFEEMQRPGTPLYNIKAYLPVIESFGFSSTLRAATSGQAFPQCVFDHWDMMSSDPLESGSQAAQLVMDIRKRKGLKEQMTPLSEYEDKL; from the exons ATG GTGAAGTTCACAGCTGAAGAGCTCCGTCGTATTATGGACTACAAACACAACATTCGTAACATGTCTGTGATAGCTCACGTCGATCACG GAAAATCAACTCTCACTGATTCTCTGGTTGCTGCCGCTGGAATTATTGCCCAAGAAGTGGCAGGGGATGTCCGTATGACTGATACCCGAGCAGATGAAGCTGAGCGTGGTATTACAATAAAGTCTACTGGTATCTCTCTCTACTATGAAATGAGTGATGAGGCCCTCAAGAATTACAAGGGAGAACGCCAAGGAAATGAGTATCTCATCAATCTCATCGATTCACCCGGGCACGTTGATTTCTCATCGGAGGTTACTGCTGCGCTCCGTATTACTGATGGAGCACTAGTGGTGGTGGATTGTATTGAAGGTGTCTGTGTGCAAACTGAAACTGTGCTACGACAGGCTCTTGGAGAAAGGATCAGACCTGTTCTGACTGTAAACAAGATGGACAGATGCTTCCTGGAGCTCCAGGTTGATGGAGAGGAGGCTTACCAAACATTCTCAAGAGTTATTGAGAATGCCAATGTGATCATGGCTACATATGAGGATCCGTTGCTTGGTGATTGCCAGGTGTACCCAGAGAAAGGAACGGTTGCTTTCTCTGCTGGTTTGCATGGTTGGGCTTTTACCTTGACAAACTTCGCAAAAATGTATGCCTCAAAATTCGGCGTTGATGAATCAAAGATGATGGAAAGGCTCTGGGGTGAAAACTTCTTTGATCCTGCGACAAAGAAATGGACCAGCAAGAACACTGGTACTGCCACATGCAAGCGTGGGTTTGTACAGTTCTGTTATGAGCCCATCAAGCAGATCATCAACACTTGTATGAATGATCAGAAGGATAAGCTCTGGCCTATGTTGCAGAAGTTAGCAGTCACCATGAAATCTGATGAAAAGGACTTGATGGGCAAAGCATTGATGAAACGTGTCATGCAAACATGGCTTCCAGCAAGTACTGCACTCTTGGAAATGATGATATTTCATCTTCCATCTCCAGCTAAGGCCCAAAAGTATCGTGTTGAGAATTTGTATGAGGGTCCCCTCGATGATCAATATGCTGCTGCTATTAGAGCCTGCGATCCTGAGGGTCCACTTATGCTTTATGTCTCTAAGATGATTCCTGCTTCTGACAAGGGTCGGTTCTTTGCTTTTGGTCGTGTTTTCTCTGGGAGAGTGTCAACTGGTCTGAAGGTCAGAATTATGGGACCAAATTATGTTCCCGGTGAGAAGAAAGACCTGTATGTTAAAAGTGTGCAAAGGACCGTCATTTGGATGGGGAAGAGGCAAGAAACAGTGGAGGATGTTCCTTGTGGTAACACAGTTGCCATGGTTGGTTTGGATCAATTTATCACCAAGAATGCCACATTGACAAATGAGAAGGAAGTTGATGCCCACCCGATTCGAGCCATGAAGTTTTCTGTCTCACCTGTCGTGCGTGTTGCTGTTCAGTGTAAGGTTGCATCTGATCTTCCTAAGCTTGTTGAGGGTCTCAAGAGGTTGGCCAAATCTGATCCTATGGTTCTCTGTACTATTGAGGAATCTGGAGAGCACATTGTTGCTGGTGCTGGGGAGCTTCACTTGGAAATTTGCTTGAAGGACTTGCAAGAAGATTTCATGGGAGGAGCTGAGATTATCAAATCTGACCCTGTTGTGTCTTTCCGCGAGACTGTTCTTGAGAGGTCATGCCGCACTGTGATGAGCAAGTCACCCAACAAGCACAACCGTCTCTACATGGAAGCTAGGCCAATGGAGGATGGTCTTGCAGAGGCCATTGATGATGGCAAGATTGGACCGAGGGATGACCCCAAAGTTCGTTCCAAGATCTTGTCTGAAGAGTACGGTTGGGACAAGGATCTTGCCAAGAAAATCTGGTGTTTTGGCCCTGAGACCACTGGACCCAACATGGTTGTTGATATGTGTAAGGGAGTCCAGTACTTGAATGAAATCAAGGACTCTGTGGTTGCTGGTTTCCAATGGGCATCAAAGGAAGGTGCTCTTGCTGAAGAAAACATGAGAGCTATCTGCTTCGAAGTCTGCGATGTAGTCCTCCACGCTGATGCTATCCACAGAGGTGGTGGTCAGATTATCCCCACTGCCAGGAGAGTCTTCTATGCTTCCCAGTTGACTGCCAAGCCCAGGCTTCTTGAGCCTGTCTACTTGGTTGAAATCCAAGCTCCTGAGCAGGCTCTAGGTGGTATTTACAGTGTTCTGAACCAGAAGCGTGGACACGTGTTTGAGGAAATGCAGAGGCCTGGGACTCCACTCTACAACATCAAGGCTTACCTCCCTGTCATCGAGTCCTTTGGATTCTCCAGCACCTTGAGAGCCGCAACTTCCGGTCAAGCTTTCCCGCAATGTGTATTTGATCACTGGGACATGATGTCTTCAGATCCATTGGAGTCTGGATCACAGGCTGCACAGCTTGTTATGGATATCCGTAAGAGGAAAGGTTTGAAGGAGCAAATGACGCCTCTATCCGAGTACGAGGACAAGCTTTAA